One genomic window of Ciona intestinalis chromosome 7, KH, whole genome shotgun sequence includes the following:
- the LOC101242198 gene encoding alpha-(1,6)-fucosyltransferase-like, with protein sequence MGLIISLGFRIKTVCQLIMLRKLIMRKGYNRWTWLYAALSLVGMVMWTYFQMRCPPELNIHRDPPRPVRSMKLSSNQVHTGDDQQVLVNRFFAARRVKTGIVELWRAFQNEILNIGGDTEKTRVLRKLKERYNALLIDMDELLSFDDQWRSELSKQATSEVAETISRLQNPEDCNGSRLSSDMIKCGFGCTMHSLVGRFDHAIAQNRRFIINGSQSDYSNGLDVITENFKPISSCPKENTEMAYVNSVCYMDGCDILNKTKEHSSNIQDYKYVHVSEIISFHVDAFKPLGASEQLWTKLVNFHGNPTAWWKGQLLRYIVRPNEAIGQMLEEKRAKIDFGEPLVGVHVRRTDKLVMPGENAEFHYFREYMKHVDDWYDRYELQIRKLGAEHKIHRRVYLATDDVSVWKKELKSYSSYTFFGTREFSIAAGSSRSSRTSKNGLRGIITDISMLSNCNFLVCTFTSEVCKAAYELKQTYSLDASDDAISLDSMYGTVGLPNKPLKAVYDHTENKTTSNMGFKPGDDVFIMKNLWNGTYDGWNGRTGNIGIFPSYKVQYEGKYCSNQSALFRTTFIRSD encoded by the exons ATGGGGCTTATTATCTCATTAGGCTTTAGGATCAAAACGGTTTGTCAACTTATTATGTTGCGAAAATTAATTATGAGAAAGGGATACAACAGATGGACCTGGCTGTACGCTGCACTTAGTCTAGTCGGAATGGTAATGTGGACGTACTTTCAAATGAG ATGCCCACCAGAATTGAACATTCATCGAGATCCTCCAAGACCTGTTCGAAGCATGAAATTATCAA GCAACCAAGTTCACACGGGCGACGACCAGCAGGTTTTGGTGAACCGTTTCTTCGCTGCAAGGAGAGTCAAAACAGGAATTGTAGAACTCTGGAGAGCGTTCCAAAACGAGATTTTAAACATCGGTGGCGATACCGAGAAAACCAGGGTTCTAAGAAAACTGAAAGAAAGATATAA CGCATTGTTAATTGATATGGACGAGTTGTTATCTTTCGACGATCAATGGAGAAGCGAGCTCTCCAAGCAAGCAACCAGTGAGGTGGCGGAAACTATATCTCGACTACAG AATCCGGAAGATTGTAATGGGAGCCGTCTCAGCAGTGACATGATTAAATGTGGTTTTGGATGTACAATGCACTCGCTAGTAGGGCGGTTTGACCATGCCATTGCCCAGAACAGACGCTTCATCATAAACGGTTCACAAAGCGATTATTCAAACGGATTGGATGTTATAACAGAAAACTTCAAACCAATATCTTCTTGTCCTAAAGAAAACACAGAAATGGCTTATGTTAACAGTGTATGTTATATGGACGGATGTGATATATTAAACA aaacaaaagAGCATTCTTCCAACATTCAAGACTATAAGTACGTTCACGTAAGtgaaataatttcatttcatGTTGATGCATTTAAGCCGTTGGGAGCAAGTGAGCAACTATGGACCAAATTAGTAAACTTTCATGGAAATCCAACCGCGTGGTGGAAGGGTCAACTACTTCGTTACATCGTGCGACCAAATGAGGCCATAGGACAAATGCTAGAGGAGAAAAGAGCAAAAATAGATTTTGGCGAGCCATTAGTGGG CGTCCATGTCAGAAGAACGGACAAGTTGGTTATGCCGGGTGAGAATGCAGAATTTCACTATTTTCGTGAATATATGAAGCACGTCGATGATTGGTACGACAGGTACGAACTGCAAATAAGAAAACTTGGTGCTGAACATAAGATTCACCGAAGAGTTTACTTGGCAACCGATGATGTATCCGTTTGgaaaaaagagttaaaaaG TTACAGCTCATATACGTTTTTTGGAACCCGGGAATTCTCAATAGCTGCAGGAAGTAGCAGATCATCACGTACCTCAAAAAATGGTTTACGTGGCATCATAACTGACATTTCGATGCTCTCGAACTGTAACTTTTTGGTTTGCACTTTCACATCCGAA GTGTGTAAAGCCGCTTACGAACTCAAGCAAACATACTCGCTTGATGCTTCCGATGATGCAATCTCCCTGGACAGCATGTACGGAACAGTCGGCCTGCCGAATAAACCATTAAAGGCAGTGTACGACCACACCGAAAACAAAACGACAAGCAATATGGGGTTCAAGCCGGGAGATGATGTTTTCATCATGAAAAACCTCTGGAATGGAACATACGATGGATGGAATGGCCGAACTGGAAATATAGGCATTTTTCCATCGTATAAAGTTCAGTATGAAGGGAAGTACTGCTCAAACCAGTCAGCACTTTTTCGTACAACTTTTATTAGAAgtgattaa